The genomic segment TTCAGAGGCTGTTTATGAATTATTTCATGATTCGACCCATCACCGTTCTATCAATTTTCTGATCCTTCTTAAACCACAATGTCTTGGCTTTTCGTATCCGTCGAGGTCCGGCATCGGCTAATCACCCTTCTGACAGGATCTTTCTGGGTCAAAGGGCTTCTGTTCAGTTAATCGAGACGCTTTCACAGTCGCAATGTTGAAGTCTTGGTAAGCACTCTTCTCACAACTCGCATCACCGAATCAAACCCCCACTACATGATGAGACTCAGCTTCAGAGGCTGTTTATGATTACAATCAACATGATTCGAAACATCACCGTTCTATCACTTTCTGACACCCGCTACGACGCCACAACCTTACTCACGTTCAGACATCATTCGTACACAAAAATTGCAGGTGGCTAACTTCGATGCCAGATCTCTTCAGCAGCACGTTCCAACATGTCCTGGACTCATTATGATGAACATCCTTCGTCATTAATGCTCATCTCTAGCAGTTCCACAGTGCTGTGCAGCGCTTTATCCATGGTACGTCGTCCTCTTCTCTGCCCCTTTCACATCTCTCCCCTGTTACTATGATGATATTCAACTTCAGAGGCTGTTTATGAATGTTATTTGTGATTCAAACTTTTACCGTTCTATCATTTGTCTGATTTGTTCCACGACAACAACTCTTTCTTGATACCCTCACGGGATGCGTCGTACAAGGTGCTAACAATCCCAAGTCTCTAGGTATGCATTGCACTTTGCGCTGGCACTATTAATCAAGAACGTCGCATAGAGTGACCCGGTGTTGTTTTGCTACATGCCTCCTATTGTAGTTCTGCcgtccttaataaaagcCATTCTTCTTCAAAAGCCAGCATATTGATCGTAATATTGTACACCAGTGACCTAGACCCCCAACGCCTTGCGCAAAGTTATCAAACGAGGGCAGCCATCATTGGGGTTGCCCTCACAAAGTCTTGACAGACTGGAAAAAGGGGTtcgcaagcaacttctcgtCCGCCATGACGAGCCCCTTGAGCTTAGAAACCATCTCTTCCTTACTCATCTGCCCAGCGGCGACCTCTTCCTTCCACTTGAGCAGCACCTCCTTGAGCAGCGCGCTGCCCTCCTCGATATCGGTCTTGCTGTACTTGAGACCCAGGTCCTCGTGCTTGGACGTAAAGTCCTCCAGCTCGTCAGCCTTGCGCTTCGCCATCCGCACGACCTTGTCGGGGAAGCGGACCAGCTCTGCCACGTGGATACCGAAGCTCTGATCGCACACGCCGTCGTCGACCTTGTACAGCAACGTCACCTCGCGCTTGCTGttttcgccgccgccgccgccaatgTGCGCGGTGACGTGCAGGTTGTGCACCTGCGGATGGTCGTCCGCCAGGGCCGTCAGCTCGTGAAAATGCGTCGCGAACATGGCGAAGCAGCCAATCTCCTTGACAATGTGTTCGGAAATGGCCCACGCGAGGCCGAAGCCGTCGTATGTTGATGTGCCGCGACCAAGCTCGTCAATGATGATGAGCGATTCGGCCGTGGCCGATTTGAGAATGTTGGCCGTCTCGAGCATTTCCGCCATGAAGGTTGACACGCCCTTGAGCTGAGAGTCGCTGGCTCCGACACGCGCCAGGATGGAGTCGAAGATGGTTAGCTCGGCCTCACTGCAGGGAACGAAGCAGCCAATCTGGGCCATGAGGGCGATGACGCCAATCTGACGAATGTATGTTGACTTTCCGCCCATGTTGGGGCCAGTGATGATGAGGAATGAAGACTTGTCGCGAGTCAAAGAGACGTCGTTCGTGATGAACTGCACGTCGTCTTGCATTTCCAGACATGGGTGTCGAGCCTCCTTCAGGATTGTCTGGCCTTCACCCCGCTTGTGAATCTTGGGTCGGACGTATTCCGAAGGTGCATGGACCGAGCAGTGTGCGAGGGAAACGATGACGTCCAGGTGTGCCAGGACACCAGCGAGTCTCTCCAAGACTGGGCAGTACGACGCAGCTACGCCGACGACCTCGTTGACCAAACTGCTCTGGGTTCTGTTGTAGTTCTGCGACAGCTGATCGAACTCGCGGCGGAGACTTTGTAGGGTCTTCGTCGTGAAGTATACACCGTTCTTCTGCGTTGAGCATTCCTGGTAGCCCGACTTATTACGGATTGCGCCGGCTTCTTGTCTCGTGAGTCTCATGCAGTAGCCATGGACTTTGTGGTTCTCGAGGAAGATCTTCTTGCCGACTTCCTGCTTCAGGTCGCGAGCGGCATCCGAAAATTGCTGCTCAATATCCCTCTTGAGCTTGTCGAGCTTCTTTCTGATGATCCTCAAGCTGTCGTCGAACTCTGGCTTAATGATGTACTCATGATTGTCGAGCGCGTCCAAGTCAACCGTGGTTTCAACCATCTCCGAGAGCTTTGCAAGACTATTGGATAGCTCACGGAGAGGGGTGGTGTATGCTTCATCGAGAGGGTCTCTGTAGGCTTCGTCCATGACGCCCTCCAGGGTTCCCAAGAACCCGGGCAGACGAATGATGACCTGATACGCACGAACAACGTCCTCGAGGTTTGCCTTGCCCCTTTGGAACCGCTTGGCGAGGCGGTATAGATCCGGGACTGAGCGAAGGTGCTCCTCTTGCATAGTCTGCCGCAGCTCAGTATCATTGACGAATGCCTCAACAAGCTGTTGGCGCTTCTCGATTTCCTCTTTGTTCATGAGTGGTTGCTTGAGCCATTGCGACAGCAGTCTGCTACCGACAGGTGTCTTGCAGTGGTTCAGCAGACCGTACAAACTCATAGACTTGGCACCGTCGCGGGCGCCGGGCATCAAGTTGAGAGCCTTAAGCGCCGCCGCATCCAGCTTCATGAACTGTGAGAGGTCATGCTGGTACAGCTGGTACTGCCCAAAGTTGGACGAATCGTGGAGAACGCCGAGGTACTTGATAAGCGCCGCGGCCGAGCCCATGGCCAACTTGAGGTCGGTTTGTGGGAGGAGAGTGGTGGCGCGTTCGTCCTTCAAAAGACGTGCCAGGTCCTGCTCGATATCCTTGGTACCGAACTCGCTGGCAGACCGCTCCGAGACGGCTACGCCGCAGTTGACGATGATCTGCTTGAGCTTTGTCAGGTCGGGATCCTTGTTCTTATCCGCCTTGTCTGTCTGAACAAGACACTCCCTGACACCGAGCTGAATGAGGAGGGCCTCGAAGTTGGAGAAAAGGTCGTTGTCAAGGAACTCGCTGACACCCAATTCTCGCACACTGGCATCGGCGAAGCAGACGCCCACACTCCGGGCCTCCGAGGCTTTTGTTGAGATCTTGACGGCAAGCATCATCGGTGCTGCTTCAATTTGGCCACCGAGGTCCTCCTCCACATCCTGCAGGTTGCCAGGCGAAGCTTGCTTGACAACTTTCCAGTTCATGCGACCGCCGGTGCTCTCCCATATCTCGATTCTCTTGCCGAGCTTGAACAGTGCTTCTCGGAGGAATTGTCGAAATACCGTGACGGTCATTGTCACTGAGGCGAGCCCCGTCTTCTCATCTCGGCCGAGTGTCCTTACGACGGACGTTGTCTTGTAGACCTGGGAATTGTCAGACCGCTCAGCTCATGGTGGTGAATAGGTGATGTAGGACCAGACGTACTGTGCGGGCAATGAAGTTGGCATCTTCGCCATGTGATGTGTACCAGTCGCCTCGGTCGAATATGCGAACTGTATCCTCGTGGACGGCCGGGAGCGACTTGAAGAAGCGAATGAAGCCGTGTTCATCGTCGACCTATGGCAATGACGTATCAGCGAGGCGTCTAGTCGGTATTGATTGGAAAACAAACCTTCAATTCCGGCCGGGAAGACATGGTGAGGAGGGTATCGTAAAGGATTGAATAGCGAACGGTAAAACGGAAAGCAAAATCAAGTTGGACAATGTAGGTGGTGTAAACCGTGCGTGACACCAGGTGCTGTGCTTCTCCCGAGTGAGCGAAGTTAAAGTGGTTTCCGAGTGTGGCGCGTCTGGAAATCTACCTGGCGGGAGACGCGACGCGCTGGCGCTAGTTCAATTTCGGTGCCAAAAGTGCTGACCGCCCTCCAATCTGCCGGGACTAACTAACTAGGTATTCGCACCTCAATTACTCCGTGCTAGCCACCACTGCCGAAGATGCTGAGACTGTGAATGCAATTCAGCGAGCTTACTTACGGCTCAAAATTTCAATCTCATCAGTCCATAGTTGACGCTTTTTAGAAGTTTGCTCACTTTCACAGCAAAACGCCGTTGTAGGTGACTAGCTACAATTCTGGTAATCTGCGTATCAAGACTTTGGCTCTGGCTACGGAACAGCAAACCAGCCGGTCATTTTCGACATCTGATCTCACACCTTGCCAAACACACTATCCACGCTCTCATAGATATAACTGTCCACTCATCATTCGGAACCCAGCCCCCGCGTTGATGCTGTTCAGGAACTTGAGAGAACTGCAGCTCAGAACGCGAGTTCTCTGTCGCGCCGGTGCCGTTGCAAGGGAGAGCTGCAAAGCTCCAACAACTGCCCCGCATTACGCTCCAAACGGTTTAGCGTATTTCTCCAACCTTTCCGCACACCACCAGCTGGGCAACGACCATCGCAGGTGGTCATCGCCAAAATTTCGCAAAAGTCCCCCACTTCGCTACCTAAAGTTTGCATCGACGTCCAGCTCGACCACCGCAGCAATGGACACATCCGCAGCAGAACCCGTCAATCAGCCAGCAAAGGACCTCGAGATGTCCGAAACCACTCCAGAAACTACCGCCGTCGCATCTTCAGCCCCCAATGGTGGTGTCGCAGAGGGtcccgcagcagcagcaccgtCGATCGCCACGGCAGAAGGAGGAGCGCAAGCCGCTGAGGAAAAGGAAGGCGAGGAAGCCGACGTGGAATCATCCGGTCCAGCCGCAGACGGCGACGGCGTCGCCTCCGAAGAACCCAAAATCTCAAAGAACCAGCTCCGCAAGATGAAGCGCAAAGCCGCGTGGGAAGACGGCCGCGAAGACCGCAAGCGCAAACGCAAAGACAAGCGCCACGACAGACAAGTCGCCCGCCGCGAAGagctcgccgccgccgtggcCGAAGCCGAAGCAAAAGGTATCGACCCGTCCACCGTCACCATCCCGCCGCGCCGCAAGGTGCCCCGCGTGCCCCCGACGCAGGTGCCCATCACCCTGATCCTCGACTGCGCGTTCGAAAAGTACATGCTCGAAAAGGAGCAGGTCTCGCTCGCGAGCCAGATCACCCGCTCCTACTCGGACAACCGCCAGTCGCGGTACCGCGCGCACCTGTACGTCAGCTCGTACGGGGGCCAGCTCAGGGAGCGCTTCGAGGGTACGCTGGGCAGCCAGCACGTGCACTGGAAGGGCGTGAAGCTCGTCGAGGGTGACTTTGTCGCGGCGGCCAAGGACGCGGACGAGCTGATGAAGGGCCCGCGCGGCGGAAAGATCATTGACGTGCTGAATCCCACCGAGGAGGACGGCACGCCCGCGAAGAAGCCCGCCGTGTTTAGAGACGTCATCCACGACTCGCCGAACCCGGATCCCGAACCCGAACCCGCGGACGAGCTCAAGAGCATTGTCTACCTCTCCTCCGACTCGGTCAACACCCTCGACCGCCTCGAGCCCAACACGAGCTATGTCATTGGCGGCCTCGTGGACAGGAACAGGGAAAAGGGCCTGTGCCACCGCCGCGCGCGCGAGATGGGCATCCGGACGGCCAAGTTGCCCATCGGGGAATACATGAATCTGTCGAGCCGGAGGGTCCTCGCGACGAACCACGTTGTGGAGATTATGCTCAACTGGCTCGAGACGGGCAGCTGGGCCGAGGCGTTCCTTAAGATCATCCCCAAGCGCAAGGAGGCGAAGCTGAAGGAGGAGGGCGCGGGCAGTGCCAGTGGTACGCCGGCTGCTCAGGAggagggcgagggcgagggtgATAATGTTGAGGATAGCAGGTTTGAGGAAGAGAATGATGAGGATGTGGATGAGAACCAGACCATCACGGAGACCGTGGCGGCACCTGAATCAACGGAGGCGGCTCAGGAGAGTGGCAAGACGGAAGTGAGTACATCATAGCCAGGCATGGCAGGCGATTTCAAAAGTTGATAGAATACCCCCTCCCTTTGTTGTCTGGAATCAAAGGGACAAAACAGACCACAAACACCAACCCATTAACCAAAAGGCCCCCAATCATACAAGAGTCGTGTCGATTTGCTTTCAAAATTCCATGCTGTCCTCCTCCCTTTCCCTCTTGACCTTGACGTCCCTCTCATCCTTCATCAAGCCAATCACAAACGACCGGAACTGCTCCACGTACGGCTTCAAGCTCGTCTTCTCCCAATCCTGCACGCTCTTCTGCTGCGACCCGGCCCCCTCGGcgtcctcgccgccgcccttCCACGCATCAATCTCCGCCAGCAGGCTCTGCACTGTCGGCACGGCCAGCGGGTCAAAGTCCTCGAGCCTCTTGGTGTCGATCGGCACGCACACCCTGCCGGTGCCGGGGTGGACAACAAAGGGCGATTTGAGCAAATGGTTCAGCTTCTTGCTGACCTCGATATCGAGGCGCGGGTACGTGTACTCGAGCACAATATCCTGCTTGGCCTCCAGCAGCGCCTTGGCATCGAGCTTCTTGCTCGCGCCGCTCTTGGCCACGGTGTCGATGTCGGCCCACTTGGCAATGGATGACCGACCCGGCGCCGCGTCCCACTTCTTGCGAAGGGATTCGTTGAGGTCCTTGTCCGGGAGGAGCTGGAGCAGACGCTCCGCGCGCTCGTTGGAGGCCCAGGGGTCTTGAGCCTCGAGGACATCTTCTTGGAAGTGTGATTTGAGGGTATCCAGACTCCGTCTACGGCCATGTTAGTTATTCCAACGCCTTGCTCAGTTGTGCAAACATCACTTACGAAACGTGAGGATGCAGCGGTCGCCACAGGTTGACCTTCTTCCCGCTCTGCGCGCCACCCTTGAGAACCTCCAAGTACCCCGCGATAGACCTACGCATCTGGTCGCCCATCGTGCGCGCCTTCTTGTCGCAAACCCACGCGTGGGCACCTCTTCGACCAGAGTACACCCACATTATGTGCTTGAATCCAAAGTCGTCCCGCAGCGCAACGTCGACGACCTTGATCGCCATCGTGATGAACTGCCAACACTTATTGCAGATATTCGCCTTGTCACAACACGTTCTGATGTCGTCGTAATCTGTCAAATCGATATCGAAGCACAGCTCCTTGGCGAGCGGCTTGAATGCGCTGGCGTTACGGAGGGTCTTGCGGTCGCGCGGGTTCGTGGTGTAGACGGGACCGATCTCGAAACGGGAGGGCATGAGGCGAAGAACGTCTTTTCGCAGGCTGGGGTGTGAGGGGTTAGTTTCTGTCGTACTCCCAGGAGTGAAGTAAAAAGGTCATAGTAGACTCACAGATCGTGGCTCGCAAAGGACTGGTATCGTAGGTATGCGTCGTTCTGCAGCGTGAAAGCGAATTCTCTATGGCCAAAGTCGTTGGTCGGTGATGGGCTGTGATTCAGCCATTGGAAGAGGTATCTCCAAGGGAATAGACGCTGATAAAAACTGCGCATCACCTCAGGATCTGAAGCCTTGAGGTCTGCAACATCTCTACACCTGGTATTAGCAATTGCCCCTCCATTCCATGTCGGATAACCCACGTTGGAGAAGGGGGTGTCAAGACCCCATCTGGACTCGATGAGGGAGCGTCTTGTGGTCTTGAACTGGGGAATTCATCGTCTGAGTCGGCGTCTGCAAACAGGTCGTCCAGCTTGACCTCGCTCTTCTCTTCGGCGGCCGGCGCAGGCGCAGGCGCCTCGGCCTCCTCCATCGCTACGTCGCCATCCGTTACCTGGGCGACATCTTCGGGAACGGTGGAATCGACCATTGCGTCGTCAGTCATGGCGGTGGTCTGAGGTGAGTTTGCTTCTGGTGACACGGAATGAGGCATCGCTATGTCTGTGAGGGTGGATGATTGAAGGTGACAACTTCAAGTATCGCTCTGCTGGTATCGGTCACTTTGTCTTGGTGGGCAATTTGCCGGGGCAACTTTGCGGGCGGGCGTTGCTGGACAGGGGCGCGTCAGGGACGCGTTTTCTCGCGTAAAGAGCTGGGATGGGCCCCGTCCCCTGCTGAATGGCTTAGTCATTAGCGGAACCATCTCGACTTCACCTCCTTCCTTCCGTCTACCCTACTCCGTGCTCTACTACTCTAACTCCTCGAAGGGACATAGTTAATGCAACGTTCCTCACATTCTGAGTCGGATTGTATTATTTCCCTATATTTCTAGCTCAAAATTCAATGGTCCCGTTTCAGATGATGCCCATCGTTCGTCTATCATAAACTCATTCAGGCGCTATACACCATGGCAATAGTTGACGTAAAAGACCACCTACCAGAGCAATGCCATCCGTGAACCGTCCGGTTTTCTGGCTCTTTCCGCCTGATCCGATCCCTCTTTGCTTCCTTATCTGAGCCTCTGATTTTCACTCGGCAGGATAGATCTCAGATTGCCGCAAACTCATCCTCATTGACGGCTCCCACAGGATTTTGAGATCCGAAACAGGGTTGGCAATACCCATCAGGCTAACTCCCGTTCCGCTAATCGACTGCTTCCTCATATGGAGTGAGAGTCCACGGCGAATTGTACGAGGCACCGGTCCAGGCTATCCTCTCACTTAAACGTATAATTCTAATGACCCTCACTTATCGACTGACTTCATCGTAATAGTTCACTACAAATTCATGAAAGACTGAACCAGAGGCCCTGACACCAAGCACTTTCTTAATTGGATCGCCATCTCTGGGAAAGCCTCACAGGTGGTTGCGGGAATACATCGCACAGTATCGGATCTAGCACTGAAGGTCAACCCCATGTATACTCGACCACGAGGTGCTCACTCGGTCGAGGCGCCCCCGTGGTAGTTCGTTCCATGATCAGCAGTGCAACGTGGTTCCAGATGACGGAATTTCTTCAATCCATTCGTGGGCAATATCAATGCTGCAGATGCCGAAGAGAATGCATGAGGCCCCATACCTCATCCCGTAGGATCTCTTGAGTTTTGGTGCCTCCTTCGATGGAGAATTCGTAACATCTACGGTGCAAAAGAAACCGTTTTCTTATTAGGATATCATCGGTGCATGACTTTGACGAGAAGCTGCCGTTGCAAAATTGCCTCGTACGGGTTTCATGATCCATCGCTTTCATCCCTTCGTGAACAAACACAGGAAGGATGAGCGTGAGACTTGGTGACTGGGAAGGATGCTGGCAGCTCGAAAGAGATTTCTGGTGGAGGCCAGTGGCCACGGAATACAACATCATTTTCATATGTGTTCAGAGTCTACTGGAAGGCACGCTCGTTTTACCGTAGACTTGAGAAGTAAAATGGAGGTCCAGATGGGAGGCTTGAAGTCTCATCAATATGATGACGAGAAAGTGAGGAGGTACGCCGGTAGAGCTCGCTCAAGCAGCAAGAACTCCATGTCGGTGACAAGAATCCACCAATAGCCGTGTAACACGGAGGGCCAGGAGCAATCATGGTCAGCACCGGCGTCAGAAGTATCCTCTATTCGACTTGCTTCGTCGCGCTCTCCTCGTCCCATAAAAGTTGGCCGTGAAGCTATCCGAAAATCTCGAATCCCGCAAGCTAGTCTGCTGCATACGCTACTAGATATGATCAGCCGCTGGCTTCTCGTGCTCATAAAGCAGGGCCAAGTTGTGGCCTGTACTTGCAAGCCTACTTTACCTGGAGAACATGACTGTCGCTCTCACTTAGATATCGCTGCCTTTGCTTACACAGGGGAAAGCTATCAACGCCACAGAGAGCAAACATTTCAACATCCTCAGCACGAGGGTCCGGTAGAGGGGATGATGAAGTTTGAAATCATTGTTGTGATTCATCTTGAACTCTAAGCGTGATCCCGTTCAGTCGGCGAAATTGCAGGCTCTTGGTTCCCCACCATATGGACTCGGTAGCCCCGTGCCGGAAAATCTCAGCCTCGAGTGATAATGACCTCGTTGGCAGATCTTCGGACATCAGGTGTCCCTCGCCGGATGCTCTATCCCTCCAGTAAGCATCTGGAGGCTCTCCAGCGACGAGATGATTTGGCCGGCTACGCCCGTCAAATAGCAGAGCCTCCAGAACTAGGATATCAAACAACCAATAGATTCAAGTTCTTGATGATTTCAAACCTTGGAGCGGCATCTCGCCCGAAGTGGAATCTCATTGGCTGGTTGGTTTGCGGAATTTTCCCAGCTATTTCGAAATGAGAACACCCGCAGTGCTTCAAGCTCACCTCAGACAGGTCTGGATTACGTTTCAAAGGGATCTCCTTTCTGTGTAATTGACAGGAGCGTGAAGAATACGTATCTCAGCTGGCGATCGCCAGGTAATTCTCGACACGATGCCGACGTGCGAAAGTCGCCTCCATGCCAGTGATGTGGAATCAAAAAGGGTCTTCAGTATTCAAGTTGTCCAGTCAATCACTGTCTCGAAAAAAACAGGCCAATCTGGAAGAAGGATCATAGATGATTGGTGGACTTCCATGCGGGCGATATATGCCACACATGCCACGCGATAGGGCTATAAAGGGTTCAAGGGAGGAGGCCATGGCCGGCACCTGCTGGTCTACGGCGCTACGTCCGGCTGGCAGGACGGGAGCAAAAGCCATCAACAACGCGGAGCCGGGCGCTCGCCCGCCCTCTAGCTCGAGACATTGTGTCTCGGCGCCTGGTCCCCCGCCGTGGAATGCTCGGCCACGATGTCTTTGAACCCAATCTCCCTGCACTCGTAGAGCTCGGCGATATAGCCTGATTCGATATCGTCCCAGGCACTTGGGTCTGGCAGATGGGATGATCGACTGGAGAGGGATTCAGATCAATAATCCTGAGGGCCGCTTGATGATCCCTTGAGGGGAAGAGGACTTGTCCAGCATGTGCCGTCCGGTGTCTCTAGAAACATGTTGTCTGAGCCCATTGCTGACTTCTTGTTCAAGAATTGAGCCGGTTTTGGACGAAGGCGTGGAAAGGTAATCTGATTAGATGGATCCAAGCCCATCTTGGATGTCCTAGAGTCATCTCACCTTGTAACAGTATTACATTTCATCAGAAAACATTGAATCTGCTGGTCACTGCGGGAACGTTGCTGGTGTCCTCGGCTTAACGGCATCTGCATCTTCAGAAACATCGGATGCGGTTGGAGGCTCACCGCGCCAGCGGCTCTCTGCGCCTCGAGACGCGATCACCAACCAGCAACTGACAGGGCGGCTGTAACGGGTGTGTGTTCGACTTCGGATCCGGCGGGTGTAAAATGTTTTCGGAAACGCCAATGTCGATCCCCTGCTCGTAATCCCCGCCGCAGGCATCCAACGAATGGAGACGTCTGACAAGGAGAGGAGGATCTCAGGCTCGCACTGCTCGGTCTGAGACCCTTCAGCCAGAAGTGCGGTACCGTACGGCAAGAGTGAGAGGCAGCCGGGAAATATCCGACTCTGTGGTTGGCTGCACAGTGTTCGAATAGAGTAGGTATTTACGGTGAAGCGGGTAGCCGTCGTGCCGTCAAAACGTGCTGCTGGTCCCCTGGATACTGCTCTGCAATTTGCATCCTGCGTCGTGGTAGGAATCCGGATGGTTTCGCCAATTGGGGCCAACCCCCCCAGCACCAGTGGCGGACAGTGGATTGGGCCAAGGGGTTTGACGGTGACCTCCCTCACCTGACGCTGTGAAAAATCTTACCGTCCCGCCTCATCATTTTCCCTATCCCATCGGTCGGGAGATCTCATGGATCCTGGTCCTGGGCGCCAAGGTCACGGTGTGGATGGTGTGACCCGTGCAGAACTGGCAGCGTCCCCTCAGTTGCGTCATAATGGGGCTAGCGTCGCTGTGTAGATGGGACAGGCTGGCTTGGAGTTGTCTGCTAACTTCAGCCTCCATCAGCAAGTGTGCCATGTTTGGCCATGTTGCCGCTCGGACGTccatgatgatgatgttgaTGATGATAACTTCAAGGTTGATTGAAAGCTTCGTGTACCTTAATTTTAGTTGGCAACCTGAGAAGGGCAAGTTCGGCGCGAGCTGCGTCACCTCCGCCGGCCGCATGCTTTGACAGCATCCTAGTTGTCCGTTTGGCGATGTTGAACCCTTGGCGACGCCGTGGCTCCGTCCAACTTCTTGGTTTGCCGATCTTGGCGCCGGATGGAATGCTGTCCGTTTCGGAATCGGCCTGGGACCGCTGAGCTAATTCAATTATTTGTGTCCGCACGCTGAAGTATTCCGGGGACTGAGCAGTCCAATCGGCCGACACGTCCTTCGCTGGGACCCCTTGCATGGGCCAGATGGAGGGGAATGCACCGCAAGGTACGGTTGGAAAGCACAATGCCGTGTGCCCATCTGAACTAACTTATTGTCTCGGACTCCCTATTCGTGGTGTGAAGGATGACCACTGTGTGCGTGCGAGCATCTGTGTCTTCACACGCTAGGTAGGTATTCATCTGGATCGCCTTGTGGGTTCAGACCAGGAGTTGGAGAGTCAGGGTGCGAGGTGTTTTCAGGTCAACACGACACAAAGAGCAAGGGTCCAGAGCAGCAGTTCAGAGCTAGGATGCCATTCCCCTACTAACGAATTATCAGCCCGTGGTAAAAGTTAGTTCCCCGCGTAGGCAGCTTGCCAGTGCTTGCATAGACCAGCAGGTCAGACCAAACCTTGGCCAGATGACTTTGCAAAGTGCACTGACAAGCTCTGTGAGTGCATGTCGTCTACGTAAGGCGCGTGTACCGTACCTCGCAAGTTGGGACGAGTGACTCTGCTGTGGTAGACTTGCTCTTAGCTCCGATGATTTTGATCTATCGAGAAGATTGAGTGTCGGAATCTGGCTTGTCTGGGTTGCATGTCGCCTATTAGCCCGAATTTTGTCGGCTAGTCGAACCGGGGAAGTCCTGACAGGTGCAACACACGACACGGTCAGAGAGACGCGGATGGTGAGAGTGTGGTGGAGACGGTAGATGAGGTTGAAGTTGGTAGTTAGTACCCTATGCCAACCTGAGGCACATAGGGGACAGGTGGCAAGGACGGTATACTTATTGGAGCCTTTAGGGATGCTGTCGAAATGTTCGGTCTGGTCGGTGGCGAGCCGTAGCTATCTTTGGACCACCTGTTTGTGAGCACTGAGGTCGTCTGCATGTTGAAATTGGCTTGATGAACCATCGGGCGACGAGAAGGGCAAGTTGAggtagtggtggtggtggtggtggtgcctGTTCTGTTAGTGTACCGAGGTACTCCCGGGTTGGGAAAAAAGCGTGCATGCAGGGCTTGTCGAGGTACGTAGCTACGTACTGATCACACCGTCAGACGTCTTGCCATGTTCTGAGGACAGTATGAGGTCATTGTTTCCGACACGGATCATCAGTGGGCCCGCGCAGCCGGCAGCAACTGG from the Colletotrichum lupini chromosome 3, complete sequence genome contains:
- a CDS encoding eukaryotic and archaeal DNA primase small subunit — encoded protein: MTDDAMVDSTVPEDVAQVTDGDVAMEEAEAPAPAPAAEEKSEVKLDDLFADADSDDEFPSSRPQDAPSSSPDGVLTPPSPTDVADLKASDPEVMRSFYQRLFPWRYLFQWLNHSPSPTNDFGHREFAFTLQNDAYLRYQSFASHDLLRKDVLRLMPSRFEIGPVYTTNPRDRKTLRNASAFKPLAKELCFDIDLTDYDDIRTCCDKANICNKCWQFITMAIKVVDVALRDDFGFKHIMWVYSGRRGAHAWVCDKKARTMGDQMRRSIAGYLEVLKGGAQSGKKVNLWRPLHPHVSRSLDTLKSHFQEDVLEAQDPWASNERAERLLQLLPDKDLNESLRKKWDAAPGRSSIAKWADIDTVAKSGASKKLDAKALLEAKQDIVLEYTYPRLDIEVSKKLNHLLKSPFVVHPGTGRVCVPIDTKRLEDFDPLAVPTVQSLLAEIDAWKGGGEDAEGAGSQQKSVQDWEKTSLKPYVEQFRSFVIGLMKDERDVKVKREREEDSMEF
- a CDS encoding DNA mismatch repair protein msh-2, with amino-acid sequence MSSRPELKVDDEHGFIRFFKSLPAVHEDTVRIFDRGDWYTSHGEDANFIARTVYKTTSVVRTLGRDEKTGLASVTMTVTVFRQFLREALFKLGKRIEIWESTGGRMNWKVVKQASPGNLQDVEEDLGGQIEAAPMMLAVKISTKASEARSVGVCFADASVRELGVSEFLDNDLFSNFEALLIQLGVRECLVQTDKADKNKDPDLTKLKQIIVNCGVAVSERSASEFGTKDIEQDLARLLKDERATTLLPQTDLKLAMGSAAALIKYLGVLHDSSNFGQYQLYQHDLSQFMKLDAAALKALNLMPGARDGAKSMSLYGLLNHCKTPVGSRLLSQWLKQPLMNKEEIEKRQQLVEAFVNDTELRQTMQEEHLRSVPDLYRLAKRFQRGKANLEDVVRAYQVIIRLPGFLGTLEGVMDEAYRDPLDEAYTTPLRELSNSLAKLSEMVETTVDLDALDNHEYIIKPEFDDSLRIIRKKLDKLKRDIEQQFSDAARDLKQEVGKKIFLENHKVHGYCMRLTRQEAGAIRNKSGYQECSTQKNGVYFTTKTLQSLRREFDQLSQNYNRTQSSLVNEVVGVAASYCPVLERLAGVLAHLDVIVSLAHCSVHAPSEYVRPKIHKRGEGQTILKEARHPCLEMQDDVQFITNDVSLTRDKSSFLIITGPNMGGKSTYIRQIGVIALMAQIGCFVPCSEAELTIFDSILARVGASDSQLKGVSTFMAEMLETANILKSATAESLIIIDELGRGTSTYDGFGLAWAISEHIVKEIGCFAMFATHFHELTALADDHPQVHNLHVTAHIGGGGGENSKREVTLLYKVDDGVCDQSFGIHVAELVRFPDKVVRMAKRKADELEDFTSKHEDLGLKYSKTDIEEGSALLKEVLLKWKEEVAAGQMSKEEMVSKLKGLVMADEKLLANPFFQSVKTL